One genomic segment of Microbacterium sp. ProA8 includes these proteins:
- a CDS encoding family 20 glycosylhydrolase has protein sequence MNRRRGRTATVAILAASLLAGCAPVAQNGDTVSLPAVVPAPASIDAGSGAPFRLTSDTTVTGEADAVAALAAIVEARTALTPATEGSESGIDLRIDPGSGAAESYRIAVDEASVVVTGADAAGLFYGVQTLGQLIARDSAGGQQDAEWTVPAVTIEDAPRFAYRGAMLDVARHFHPVETVKGYIDRAASLKLNALHLHLTDDQGWRIQLESRPELTERASGTSVGGDSTEGQGTPGGFFTKADYREIVEYAASRHMIVVPEIDMPGHTHAVGLAYPELAEEPTISDHMREIIRDYGGEEPRPGVPYEGMAVGFSSLKTRDEATYDFVADVFGELAAMTPGPYLHFGGDESLSTTDEDFAVFVARTSQIIADLGKTPVAWHEAGAATGLTDTTIGQYWGFLAPQEGVADKARAFVDNGGQLILSPADAIYLDMKYPNGPELGLTWANGPTSIERAYTWEPSDIVAGVDDSGILGVEAPLWTETIRTAADIDTMAFPRAAAAAEAAWSPATGASDLRTWASFRERVGALGPLWTSMGVGFHPSEEIPWATE, from the coding sequence ATGAATCGTCGACGAGGACGCACCGCCACGGTGGCGATCCTCGCCGCCTCGCTGCTGGCCGGCTGCGCGCCGGTCGCACAGAATGGAGACACTGTGTCGCTTCCTGCCGTGGTCCCCGCTCCCGCCTCCATCGATGCGGGTTCCGGTGCGCCGTTCCGGCTCACCTCAGATACGACGGTGACCGGAGAAGCGGATGCTGTGGCCGCCCTCGCGGCGATCGTCGAAGCCCGCACGGCCCTGACGCCGGCGACGGAGGGAAGCGAATCCGGCATCGACCTGCGGATCGACCCGGGGTCGGGTGCGGCGGAGTCCTACCGGATCGCCGTGGATGAGGCATCCGTCGTCGTCACCGGCGCCGACGCGGCCGGCCTGTTCTACGGCGTGCAGACGCTCGGCCAGCTGATCGCCCGCGACAGCGCCGGCGGCCAGCAGGATGCCGAGTGGACGGTGCCGGCGGTCACGATCGAAGATGCGCCGCGCTTCGCCTACCGCGGTGCGATGCTCGACGTCGCCCGCCACTTCCACCCGGTCGAGACGGTCAAGGGCTACATCGACCGCGCGGCGTCGCTGAAGCTGAACGCGCTGCACCTGCACCTCACCGACGATCAGGGATGGCGCATCCAGCTCGAGTCGCGGCCGGAGCTCACCGAACGGGCCTCGGGCACGTCGGTGGGCGGAGACAGCACCGAGGGCCAGGGCACGCCCGGTGGCTTCTTCACGAAGGCGGACTATCGCGAGATCGTCGAGTACGCGGCATCCCGTCACATGATCGTGGTGCCCGAGATCGACATGCCGGGCCATACACATGCGGTCGGCCTCGCCTACCCCGAACTCGCCGAAGAGCCGACCATCAGCGACCACATGCGCGAGATCATCCGCGACTACGGCGGTGAGGAGCCGCGCCCCGGCGTTCCGTACGAGGGCATGGCTGTCGGCTTCTCGTCGCTGAAGACGCGTGACGAGGCGACGTACGACTTCGTCGCGGACGTGTTCGGCGAGCTCGCCGCCATGACACCGGGACCGTACCTCCACTTCGGCGGCGACGAGTCGCTCTCGACCACCGACGAGGACTTCGCGGTCTTCGTCGCCCGTACCAGTCAGATCATCGCGGACCTCGGCAAGACGCCGGTCGCGTGGCACGAGGCCGGAGCGGCAACGGGCCTCACGGACACCACGATCGGGCAGTACTGGGGCTTCCTCGCCCCGCAGGAAGGCGTGGCCGACAAGGCCCGCGCGTTCGTCGACAACGGCGGGCAGCTGATCCTCTCCCCCGCCGACGCGATCTACCTCGACATGAAGTACCCGAACGGTCCGGAACTCGGCCTCACGTGGGCCAACGGCCCGACGAGCATCGAGCGCGCCTACACGTGGGAGCCGTCGGACATCGTCGCCGGGGTCGACGATTCGGGCATCCTCGGCGTCGAGGCGCCGCTGTGGACCGAGACGATCCGCACCGCGGCCGACATCGACACCATGGCCTTCCCCCGTGCCGCGGCCGCGGCGGAGGCCGCCTGGTCGCCGGCGACCGGCGCCAGCGACCTGCGCACGTGGGCATCCTTCCGTGAACGCGTCGGCGCGCTCGGTCCCCTGTGGACCAGCATGGGCGTCGGCTTCCACCCGTCCGAGGAGATCCCCTGGGCCACCGAATGA
- the glyA gene encoding serine hydroxymethyltransferase has protein sequence MTDQYFNAPLAEVDPEIAQVLERELERQRGYLEMIASENFVPVSVLQSQGSVLTNKYAEGYPGRRYYGGCEEVDVAEELAIERAKSLFGSEFANVQPHSGASANAAVLHAIARPGDTLLGLSLDQGGHLTHGMKINFSGRLYNIVAYGVNPETSTIDMDEVRRLAVEHQPKVIIAGWSAYPRQLDFAAFRAIADEVGALLWVDMAHFAGLVAAGLHPNPVPHAHVVSSTVHKTIGGPRSGFILTNDADIAKKINSAVFPGQQGGPLMHVIAAKATAFKLAATPEFKERQERVLSGAHIIAERLSQQDVKDAGISIRSGGTDVHLVLVDLRNAAIDGKQAEDLLHEIHITVNRNAVPNDPRPPMVTSGLRIGTPALATRGFGDAEFTEVADVIALALLPGADVEALRSRVAALTAAFPLYPGLQQ, from the coding sequence ATGACCGATCAGTACTTCAACGCCCCGCTCGCCGAGGTCGATCCCGAGATCGCGCAGGTGCTCGAGCGCGAACTCGAGCGTCAGCGCGGCTACCTCGAGATGATCGCCTCCGAGAACTTCGTTCCGGTCTCGGTGCTGCAGTCGCAGGGATCGGTGCTCACCAACAAGTACGCCGAGGGATACCCGGGCCGTCGCTACTACGGCGGGTGCGAAGAGGTCGACGTGGCGGAAGAGCTCGCGATCGAGCGTGCCAAGTCGCTGTTCGGCTCCGAGTTCGCCAACGTCCAGCCGCACTCCGGCGCCTCGGCCAACGCCGCCGTGCTGCACGCGATCGCGCGCCCCGGCGACACGCTGCTCGGCCTGTCGCTCGACCAGGGCGGCCACCTCACGCACGGCATGAAGATCAACTTCTCGGGCCGTCTCTACAACATCGTCGCCTACGGCGTGAATCCCGAGACGAGCACGATCGACATGGACGAGGTGCGCCGTCTCGCGGTCGAGCACCAGCCCAAGGTCATCATCGCGGGATGGTCGGCCTACCCGCGTCAGCTCGATTTCGCCGCGTTCCGCGCGATCGCGGACGAGGTCGGGGCGCTGCTCTGGGTCGACATGGCACACTTCGCCGGCCTCGTCGCGGCCGGGCTGCACCCGAACCCGGTACCCCACGCCCACGTCGTCTCGTCGACCGTGCACAAGACGATCGGCGGCCCCCGCTCGGGCTTCATCCTCACGAACGACGCCGACATCGCGAAGAAGATCAACTCGGCGGTGTTCCCGGGCCAGCAGGGCGGTCCGCTGATGCACGTGATCGCCGCCAAGGCGACCGCGTTCAAGCTCGCGGCGACGCCGGAGTTCAAGGAGCGCCAGGAGCGGGTGCTCAGCGGTGCGCACATCATCGCCGAGCGGCTGTCCCAGCAGGACGTCAAGGATGCCGGCATCTCGATCCGCTCCGGCGGCACCGACGTGCACCTCGTGCTCGTCGACCTCCGCAACGCCGCGATCGACGGCAAGCAGGCCGAGGACCTCCTGCACGAGATCCACATCACCGTGAACCGCAACGCGGTGCCGAACGACCCGCGGCCGCCCATGGTCACCTCGGGCCTGCGGATCGGCACCCCCGCTCTCGCGACGCGCGGCTTCGGCGACGCGGAGTTCACGGAGGTCGCCGACGTGATCGCGCTGGCGCTGCTTCCCGGCGCCGACGTCGAGGCGCTGCGCAGCCGCGTGGCCGCCCTGACCGCCGCCTTCCCGCTCTACCCGGGGCTGCAGCAGTGA
- a CDS encoding bifunctional methylenetetrahydrofolate dehydrogenase/methenyltetrahydrofolate cyclohydrolase — MTAQKLDGRAAAARIKEELRERVAALQARGITPGIATVLVGADPASQLYVGMKHRESESIGMNSIQRELPADATQADVEALIDELNADPECHGYIVQLPMPKHIDTDAILERIDPAKDADGLHPTNLGRLVLNVNGPITTPLPCTPRGVIELLLRNDYDLKGKDVVVVGRGVTIGRSIGLLLTRREINATVTLTHTGTTDLSHHLRQADVIVAAAGVKHIVRPEDVKPGAAVLDVGVTREEDPETGKSKVYGDVHPDVAEVAGYLSPNPGGVGPMTVALLMTNVVEAAERA; from the coding sequence GTGACCGCGCAGAAGCTCGACGGGCGCGCCGCCGCGGCCCGGATCAAGGAGGAGCTGCGCGAACGCGTCGCGGCGCTGCAGGCTCGGGGCATCACCCCCGGCATCGCCACGGTGCTCGTCGGGGCCGACCCGGCGTCGCAGCTGTACGTCGGCATGAAGCACCGCGAGTCCGAGTCCATCGGCATGAACTCGATCCAGCGCGAGCTGCCCGCGGACGCCACGCAGGCCGACGTCGAGGCGCTGATCGACGAGCTCAACGCCGACCCCGAGTGCCACGGCTACATCGTGCAGCTGCCGATGCCGAAGCACATCGACACCGACGCGATCCTCGAGCGCATCGACCCCGCGAAGGACGCCGACGGCCTGCACCCGACCAACCTCGGCCGACTCGTGCTCAACGTCAACGGCCCGATCACGACGCCGCTGCCGTGCACGCCGCGCGGCGTGATCGAGCTGCTGCTGCGCAACGACTACGACCTCAAGGGCAAGGATGTCGTCGTCGTCGGACGAGGCGTCACGATCGGCCGGTCGATCGGGCTGCTGCTGACCCGCCGCGAGATCAACGCGACGGTCACCCTGACCCACACCGGCACGACCGACCTGTCGCACCACCTGCGTCAGGCCGACGTGATCGTGGCGGCGGCGGGCGTCAAGCACATCGTCCGCCCCGAGGACGTCAAGCCCGGCGCGGCCGTGCTCGACGTGGGCGTCACCCGTGAGGAAGACCCCGAGACCGGCAAGTCCAAGGTGTACGGCGACGTGCATCCCGACGTCGCCGAGGTCGCGGGCTACCTGTCGCCCAACCCGGGTGGCGTCGGGCCCATGACGGTGGCGCTGCTGATGACGAACGTCGTCGAGGCTGCGGAGCGCGCATGA
- a CDS encoding NAD(P)-dependent alcohol dehydrogenase: protein MRAVVYERYGGPEALTLREVPTPIPSRGEVIVEVVATSVNLSDWEGLRGRPGYARIGGLIRPVHQTLGSDIAGRIVAVGDGVSRFVVGDEVFGDNLARKGGFAEYAVAPESALTHKPKELSFAEASTIPQAGAIASQAVALATPGSRMLINGAGGGSGSFMVQLASAKGVHVTAVDNAGKQDFLRVLGADATLDYRRDDFTRTGPYDLIVDLVASRSIFAFRRALAKGGRCVVIGGTSRAVLRMVTVGRLLGVLTRAQLGLLIVRQGPAGFASVARSCASGELDIHIDRVFSLSEVPAALAWHGEGRARGKVVVAVREG, encoded by the coding sequence GTGCGCGCGGTGGTCTACGAACGATACGGCGGCCCCGAGGCTCTCACGCTGCGCGAAGTCCCCACACCGATTCCGTCGCGCGGTGAGGTGATCGTCGAAGTCGTGGCGACCTCGGTCAATCTCTCGGATTGGGAGGGACTGCGCGGCCGTCCCGGCTATGCGCGCATCGGCGGACTCATCCGACCCGTGCATCAGACTCTGGGTTCCGACATCGCCGGTCGAATCGTCGCCGTCGGCGATGGCGTGAGCCGTTTCGTCGTCGGCGACGAGGTGTTCGGCGACAACCTCGCACGCAAAGGGGGATTCGCCGAGTACGCGGTGGCGCCGGAGTCTGCGCTGACACACAAGCCGAAGGAGCTCTCGTTCGCCGAGGCGTCGACGATCCCTCAGGCGGGGGCGATCGCGTCGCAGGCCGTTGCCCTTGCGACTCCCGGGTCGCGAATGCTGATCAACGGCGCCGGCGGCGGGTCGGGCTCGTTCATGGTTCAGCTGGCGAGCGCGAAGGGAGTGCACGTCACGGCGGTCGACAATGCCGGCAAGCAGGACTTCCTGAGGGTGCTCGGCGCCGACGCGACCCTCGACTACCGACGCGATGACTTCACACGCACGGGTCCGTACGACCTGATCGTCGACCTCGTCGCCAGTCGATCGATCTTCGCTTTTCGGCGCGCGCTCGCGAAGGGCGGGCGCTGCGTCGTGATCGGCGGCACCAGCCGCGCCGTTCTCCGGATGGTCACGGTCGGGCGGCTGCTCGGCGTGCTGACCCGCGCGCAGCTCGGCCTGCTCATCGTTCGGCAGGGTCCCGCAGGCTTCGCTTCGGTGGCGAGATCATGCGCGAGCGGTGAACTCGACATCCACATCGATCGGGTCTTCAGTCTGAGCGAGGTGCCTGCTGCGCTGGCCTGGCACGGAGAAGGGCGAGCGCGCGGAAAGGTCGTCGTAGCCGTTCGAGAAGGCTGA
- a CDS encoding NAD(P)H-dependent oxidoreductase encodes MNAPRILVVIGTPLAGSLNHALAHSYADAARTAGAEVRLIDLARDTVPAHPSERNEVRLPRTDSDVPLTPAVAAYVADVDWADHLVFFFPQWWGSYPAALKTWIDRVFLSGFAYRYRATGRLWDKLLAGRTARIVMTMDSPKIWNAWVYRNAAVRSLRNATLEFCGIRVRGVTRLAEVRHRSDADRERWVRGMASLGATDAATVVARESEELVPA; translated from the coding sequence ATGAACGCCCCTCGCATCCTCGTGGTGATCGGCACGCCGCTCGCCGGCAGCCTCAACCACGCGCTCGCACACTCGTACGCCGACGCCGCGCGCACCGCGGGCGCCGAGGTGCGCCTCATCGACCTCGCCCGCGACACCGTCCCGGCGCATCCGTCAGAGCGCAACGAGGTCCGCCTCCCTCGCACCGACTCCGACGTTCCGCTCACCCCCGCGGTCGCCGCCTACGTCGCCGACGTCGACTGGGCGGATCACCTGGTCTTCTTCTTCCCGCAGTGGTGGGGCTCGTACCCGGCAGCGCTCAAGACCTGGATCGACCGGGTCTTCCTGTCGGGCTTCGCCTACCGCTACCGCGCCACGGGGCGCCTGTGGGACAAGCTGCTCGCCGGCCGCACGGCGCGCATCGTGATGACGATGGACTCCCCGAAGATCTGGAACGCCTGGGTCTACCGCAACGCTGCCGTCCGGTCGCTGCGCAACGCGACTCTCGAGTTCTGCGGCATCCGCGTGCGCGGCGTCACGCGGCTCGCCGAGGTACGCCACCGCAGCGATGCCGACCGCGAGCGCTGGGTGCGCGGCATGGCTTCCCTCGGGGCGACGGATGCCGCAACCGTGGTCGCGCGCGAGAGCGAGGAGCTCGTCCCGGCGTGA
- a CDS encoding MarR family transcriptional regulator, whose amino-acid sequence MSDRLTFTLHELLAELDAFADSALRSGYGVTFNHFQFLAVLYDAEPADMTTLAHCLGVTKAAVSKRVPALVEDGWITAQSPRGAGRSILLSLTSKSTELVRDAGAALERHFAAMLTDPALGDDPIDAPRLNAQLVALTAFIKQRPSPSGRTAIPEEIPA is encoded by the coding sequence GTGTCCGACCGGCTGACCTTCACCCTCCACGAGCTCCTCGCGGAGCTCGACGCCTTCGCGGACTCCGCACTGCGATCCGGCTACGGCGTCACCTTCAACCACTTCCAGTTCCTCGCCGTGCTGTACGACGCGGAGCCCGCCGACATGACGACGCTCGCGCACTGCCTCGGAGTCACGAAGGCCGCGGTCAGCAAGCGCGTCCCCGCCCTCGTCGAGGACGGATGGATCACGGCGCAGTCCCCGCGGGGCGCGGGCCGCAGCATCCTGCTGTCCCTCACGTCCAAGAGCACCGAACTGGTGCGAGACGCGGGCGCTGCGCTCGAGCGCCACTTCGCTGCGATGCTCACCGACCCGGCGCTCGGCGACGACCCGATCGACGCGCCCCGTCTGAACGCACAGCTCGTCGCCCTCACGGCCTTCATCAAGCAGCGGCCGTCGCCCAGCGGGCGCACGGCCATCCCCGAGGAGATCCCCGCATGA
- a CDS encoding DUF6596 domain-containing protein — protein sequence MPTAEDARAAAERAARASYGRILSVVAAQTNDLSLAEDALADAFERALRTWPDAGIPANPEGWLVTVARNRLRDALGSASHRRGVPLDDGIAAARADERAVDALTALEQSEAIPDRRLELLFACAHPAIDPSVRTPLMLQSVLGFDAAAIAGAFGVEQGAMAQRLVRAKRRIRDAGIPFRIPTRTDMPARLPAVLEAIYGAYAIGWLDQGEEPRESLADEARWLAVLTATLLGDEPEAWGLAALLTYAQSRAPARAEAPWPPLDQQDPALWDRALIAEGAALLRRASALGRPLGRFQLEAAIQAVHCDRARTGAVDVEALVKLYRGLVAIAPTDGARAALAAAEARLG from the coding sequence ATGCCCACCGCCGAGGACGCCCGCGCGGCCGCCGAGCGCGCCGCACGGGCGTCCTACGGCCGCATCCTGTCCGTCGTCGCCGCTCAGACGAACGACCTCTCGCTCGCCGAGGACGCCTTGGCCGACGCCTTCGAGCGTGCCCTGCGCACGTGGCCGGATGCCGGCATCCCCGCCAATCCCGAAGGGTGGCTGGTCACCGTGGCTCGCAACCGCCTGCGCGACGCACTGGGCTCGGCATCGCACCGCCGCGGTGTTCCGCTCGACGACGGGATCGCCGCGGCTCGTGCCGACGAGCGCGCTGTCGATGCACTCACGGCGCTCGAGCAGAGCGAGGCCATCCCCGACAGACGGCTGGAGCTGCTCTTCGCGTGCGCGCACCCGGCGATCGACCCGAGCGTCCGCACCCCGCTCATGCTGCAGTCCGTGCTCGGGTTCGACGCCGCCGCCATCGCGGGCGCGTTCGGCGTCGAACAGGGGGCGATGGCGCAGCGCCTCGTGCGGGCGAAGCGCCGCATCCGCGACGCCGGCATCCCGTTCCGCATCCCCACGCGCACCGACATGCCCGCACGGCTGCCCGCGGTGCTCGAGGCGATCTACGGCGCCTACGCGATCGGCTGGCTCGACCAGGGCGAGGAGCCGCGCGAATCCCTCGCCGACGAGGCGCGCTGGCTCGCGGTGCTCACCGCGACGCTCCTCGGCGACGAGCCGGAGGCGTGGGGGCTCGCCGCGCTCCTCACGTACGCGCAGTCACGGGCACCCGCGCGAGCGGAGGCGCCGTGGCCGCCGCTCGATCAGCAGGATCCGGCGCTCTGGGATCGCGCGCTCATCGCCGAGGGCGCCGCGCTGCTGCGGCGCGCCTCCGCCCTCGGGCGCCCGCTCGGCCGTTTCCAGCTCGAGGCGGCGATCCAGGCGGTGCACTGCGACCGCGCCCGCACCGGCGCGGTGGACGTCGAGGCCTTGGTGAAGCTCTACCGCGGCCTCGTCGCCATCGCACCGACGGACGGTGCACGGGCCGCGCTGGCCGCCGCGGAGGCCAGGCTGGGCTGA
- a CDS encoding YciI family protein: protein MRYALLLHYPEMTPEELGPEGLAEGMREFDEYAKALDASGVLISAEVLQPSAVTTTVTAADGSLRVQDGPFADTREQLGGSFIIEVPDLDAAIEWAGKAPSAGWGAVEVRPSATYFRDGAWTAFAH from the coding sequence ATGCGGTACGCACTGCTTCTGCACTACCCCGAGATGACCCCTGAGGAGCTCGGCCCTGAAGGGCTGGCCGAAGGCATGCGCGAGTTCGACGAGTACGCGAAGGCGCTCGATGCCTCCGGCGTGCTGATCTCCGCCGAGGTGCTCCAGCCCTCAGCGGTCACCACCACCGTGACCGCGGCCGACGGGAGCCTCCGCGTGCAGGACGGCCCCTTCGCCGACACCAGAGAGCAGCTCGGGGGCAGCTTCATCATCGAGGTGCCCGACCTCGATGCCGCGATCGAATGGGCGGGCAAGGCGCCGTCGGCGGGCTGGGGCGCCGTCGAGGTGCGTCCGAGCGCGACCTACTTCCGCGACGGCGCCTGGACCGCCTTCGCCCACTGA
- a CDS encoding aldolase/citrate lyase family protein, whose product MSLRLSPTFRATLAEASRPLAGMWVCSGSPLVAEICAGSGLDWVLIDMEHSPNGLESVLAQLQAVGAYPVTPVVRVPIGDVVTIKQVLDLGAQNLLVPMVSSKTDAEAAVAAVRYPPRGTRGVGSALARSARWNRVDGYLADADAHVSLFVQIETAAGVEAAAGIAAVDGVDGVFVGPSDLAASMGVLGQQTHPDVVAAALRTFDAVHGAGKKVGVNAFDPAAADAYLEAGADFILVGADVALLARGSEALAARWVAASDDDKRSSY is encoded by the coding sequence ATGTCGCTTCGTCTGAGCCCGACCTTCCGCGCGACGCTGGCCGAGGCATCCCGTCCCCTCGCGGGCATGTGGGTGTGCTCGGGGTCGCCGCTCGTCGCCGAGATCTGCGCCGGGTCGGGTCTGGACTGGGTGCTCATCGACATGGAGCACTCGCCCAACGGTCTGGAGTCGGTGCTCGCGCAGCTGCAGGCGGTGGGTGCCTACCCGGTGACGCCGGTGGTGCGCGTGCCGATCGGCGACGTCGTGACGATCAAGCAGGTGCTCGACCTCGGAGCCCAGAACCTGCTCGTGCCCATGGTCTCTTCGAAGACGGATGCCGAGGCCGCCGTCGCCGCCGTGCGCTACCCCCCACGGGGCACGAGGGGCGTGGGCTCGGCACTCGCCAGGTCGGCGCGGTGGAACCGGGTCGACGGGTACCTGGCCGACGCCGACGCGCACGTGTCGCTGTTCGTCCAGATCGAGACGGCCGCCGGCGTCGAGGCGGCAGCCGGGATCGCCGCGGTCGACGGCGTGGACGGCGTCTTCGTCGGGCCGTCCGACCTTGCGGCGTCGATGGGAGTCCTCGGTCAGCAGACGCATCCGGATGTCGTCGCCGCCGCGCTCCGGACGTTCGACGCCGTGCACGGCGCCGGCAAGAAGGTCGGGGTCAACGCGTTCGACCCCGCCGCCGCCGACGCGTACCTCGAGGCCGGTGCAGACTTCATCCTCGTCGGCGCCGACGTCGCGCTCCTCGCCCGCGGGTCCGAAGCCCTCGCGGCCCGCTGGGTCGCGGCATCCGACGACGACAAGCGCTCGTCGTACTGA
- a CDS encoding fumarylacetoacetate hydrolase family protein, which yields MLPPEVIRQLADELAEADRTHGVIPRITARYPDATVEDSYAIQGVWRDANVAAGRRLVGRKIGLTSKAMQQATGITEPDYGVMFDDTVYDSGAEIPVAQFSNVRIEVELAFVLKAPLEGPDCTLDDALAAIDYAVPALEVLNSHIELEGRTIVDTIADNAAYGAMVLGDVRKRPDEIDLRWVPGVLSRNGEIEETGVAAGVLGHPATGVAWLANKFHQHGGRLEAGEIILAGSFTRPMWVSRGDSVLCDYGPMGTITCRFV from the coding sequence ATGCTTCCACCCGAGGTGATCCGGCAGCTCGCGGATGAGCTGGCCGAGGCCGACCGCACGCACGGCGTGATCCCGCGCATCACGGCGCGGTACCCCGACGCGACCGTGGAGGACTCCTACGCGATCCAAGGCGTCTGGCGCGATGCGAACGTCGCCGCGGGCCGCCGGCTCGTCGGGCGCAAGATCGGGCTGACGTCCAAGGCGATGCAGCAGGCGACCGGCATCACCGAGCCGGACTACGGCGTGATGTTCGACGACACCGTGTACGACTCGGGCGCCGAGATCCCGGTCGCGCAGTTCTCGAACGTGCGCATCGAGGTCGAGCTCGCGTTCGTGCTGAAGGCGCCGCTCGAGGGCCCCGACTGCACCCTCGACGACGCCCTCGCCGCGATCGACTACGCCGTTCCGGCGCTCGAGGTGCTGAACTCCCACATCGAGCTCGAGGGCCGCACCATCGTCGACACGATCGCCGACAACGCCGCGTACGGCGCGATGGTGCTCGGCGACGTGCGCAAGCGGCCCGACGAGATCGACCTGCGCTGGGTCCCGGGGGTCCTGAGCCGCAACGGCGAGATCGAAGAGACCGGGGTGGCCGCGGGCGTGCTCGGCCACCCGGCGACCGGCGTGGCGTGGCTCGCGAACAAGTTCCATCAGCACGGCGGACGGCTCGAGGCGGGCGAGATCATCCTCGCCGGATCGTTCACCCGCCCCATGTGGGTGTCGCGAGGCGATAGCGTGCTGTGCGACTACGGACCGATGGGAACCATCACATGTCGCTTCGTCTGA
- the hpaD gene encoding 3,4-dihydroxyphenylacetate 2,3-dioxygenase, producing the protein MTHRDDMTLTSSGFYVSQEAPIHTDDPVPTPTSPAPDILRCAYMELVVTDLAASRTFYVDVLGLYVTEEDGEAIYLRSTEEFIHHNLVLRQGPVAAVAAFSYRVRTPEDLDKAVAFYEELGCRVERRAEGFVKGIGDAVRVTDPLGFPYEFFHQTDHVERLSWRYDLHTPGELVRLDHFNQVTPDVPRAVNFMQSLGFRVTEDIQDEEGTVYAAWMRRKPTVHDTAMTGGDGPRMHHVAFATHEKHNILAICDKLGALRRSDAIERGPGRHGVSNAFYLYLRDPDGHRVEIYTQDYYTGDPDNPVVTWDVHDNQRRDWWGNPVVPSWYTEASLVLDLDGNPQPVVARTDASEMAVTIGADGFSYTRPDDKAEELPSWKQGEYKLGHQL; encoded by the coding sequence ATGACCCACCGTGACGACATGACCCTCACCTCCTCGGGCTTCTACGTGAGCCAGGAGGCGCCCATCCACACCGACGACCCGGTGCCCACGCCGACGAGCCCGGCCCCCGACATCCTGCGCTGCGCGTACATGGAGCTCGTGGTCACCGATCTCGCCGCGTCGCGCACCTTCTACGTCGACGTGCTCGGCCTCTACGTCACCGAAGAGGACGGCGAGGCGATCTACCTGCGCTCGACGGAGGAGTTCATCCACCACAACCTCGTGCTGCGGCAGGGCCCGGTGGCCGCCGTCGCCGCGTTCTCGTACCGCGTCCGGACGCCCGAAGACCTCGACAAGGCGGTCGCGTTCTACGAGGAGCTCGGGTGCCGGGTCGAGCGCCGCGCGGAGGGCTTCGTGAAGGGCATCGGCGACGCCGTGCGCGTGACCGACCCGCTCGGCTTCCCCTACGAGTTCTTCCACCAGACCGACCACGTCGAGCGGCTGTCGTGGCGGTACGACCTGCACACCCCGGGTGAGCTCGTGCGGCTGGACCACTTCAACCAGGTCACCCCCGACGTGCCGCGCGCGGTGAACTTCATGCAGTCGCTGGGCTTCCGCGTCACCGAAGACATCCAGGACGAGGAGGGCACCGTCTACGCCGCCTGGATGCGCCGCAAGCCGACCGTGCACGACACGGCGATGACCGGCGGCGACGGTCCGCGCATGCACCACGTCGCGTTCGCCACCCACGAGAAGCACAACATCCTCGCGATCTGCGACAAGCTCGGGGCGCTCCGCCGCTCCGACGCGATCGAGCGCGGCCCCGGCCGCCACGGCGTCTCGAACGCGTTCTACCTGTACCTGCGCGACCCCGACGGACACCGCGTCGAGATCTACACGCAGGACTACTACACCGGCGACCCCGACAACCCGGTGGTCACGTGGGACGTGCACGACAACCAGCGCCGCGACTGGTGGGGCAACCCCGTGGTGCCGTCGTGGTACACCGAGGCATCCCTCGTGCTCGACCTGGACGGCAACCCGCAGCCCGTCGTGGCGCGCACCGACGCGTCCGAGATGGCGGTGACGATCGGCGCCGACGGCTTCTCGTACACCCGCCCCGACGACAAGGCCGAGGAGCTGCCCAGCTGGAAGCAGGGTGAGTACAAGCTGGGCCACCAGCTGTGA